From the genome of Candidatus Hydrogenedentota bacterium:
ACCGCAACGCCTGCCACGCCCCGTTTCGCCAGAATTCGAAGTTGACCGCTTCATCCGCGTCGCCGGCGAGTTCTACAACCGCTCGGGAGCCCTCGAACATGGTGACGACCGTGATGTGCGCGCCGGGCATGGCCTTTCGCAACACCCGGAGGGCAGGCAGGAAGAGCAGCGTGTCTCCAATACCCGGCAGTGAAAAGATGAGTATCCGCATCATCTTTCGACACATTCCCGCCCTGTCAATCGGCGGCATGGCCACTGAACTGCACCTATGCGGTTGCCTAATATAATCCGGTTTTGACGAATGGGCAAGCCTTTTCTCATAATCGTCTCCGCAAGGCCTTTCAAGGCGGGACAAGAGGGGCCCTCTCAGAACGATATGTCTGACGTCGGCGAAAAAGCACCTAGCGCCGCTTGGCCGAGCCGCACGGCAAAGGGCGTTATCAAACACGTCCTGGGTTTCGCTATGAGCTTTCTCCTCCTGGCGTGGATACTGTACAAGGCGGACCTACGCGGAGTCTGGGATGCCATCCAGAGGATTTCGCTCTGGCCCGTTCTGCTCACCCTCGCAATATCGTACGTCAGTTTTCCCCTGCGCACGCTCCAATGGCAATGGCTGATGGGCAATCCGGAGCAAGCCCGCTTCCCTGCCGCATTTCGTGCGCTTTCACTTGGTTACCTCGGGAACTTCCTGCTACCCATGCGCGGCGGCGAATTCCTCAAGGCTTTTGTTCTTGCGCGGAGCACCGAACTTGGTTTTGCGCGCACGCTCTCCGCAGTTGTACTTGCTCGGTTCCAGGACCTGCTCCCGATCCTTTTGCTGGCAATGGCGGTCTTCTGGGTAGCGCCACTGGGCGAAGGCATTCACATGAACCTCGGCGGCCTCCTGGAGAACGCAATCATCATTCCGCCGAAGACGCTCTACGCGGCCTTGGGCTTCTTCGCCCTCGCCGTGGCCGGCGGGGCTGTCTTCTGCGCGATGCTCTACCGGTGGCAGGACGCCACGCATAAGCTGCTCGTCAGTTTCGCCCAAAGATACATCCCGCGCTTGGCCCCACGTCTCGCTGCGGCCTTTGAGCAGGTTTCCGCCACTGTCGATGTAATGGGCGAAGTACGCCTCTTCTGGGGTGGGCAAGCAATGGCGTTTCTTTGCTGGGCGCTCTTCGTCTTGGCCCCGATTCCGCTCTTGTGCTCCTTTTCGTTGAGTATGCGACAGGCTTCCTTGACCTCCGTGGCGATCAATGGCCTCGCGACGTTCGCGCATCTGTTGCCGTCGGGGCCCGGGGCCTTGGGAACCTTTCACGTGCTGTGCCTAGTCGCGTTGTATCTCGTGAACCCCGGCATGGACCCCGATGATGCCGTTGCTTACACGCTCATCGCCCATCTGCTCTCCGCGCTGGGACCAGCCCTGCCGGGCCTGTTCTTCCTTCCCGGCGCGTGGTCCGATGTTCGGGCGGCAAAACGCCATACCACGCCCGTTTCACAGGAGGCGCCCGCCGATGAACCTTAGAATGCCGCTAACATGTCTTCTTCTTTTCTCTTCTTTCGGTTGCCTCGGTGCCGAGGAAGAGGCGCCGGCTCGTCCCGTACTCGAAGTGTCAACGTACCGCGTGAACTTCGGGAAAGTCTCTCCCGAGAAGAGCCCTGAGAAAATCATTACCCTCACCAACACCGGGACGGCTGGCGTTGGCATCACCGCCGTCAAATCCACGTGCCCCTGCACCAGCGCCAAGGCGGATAAACAGCGCCTTGAGCCTGGCGAATCCGCCGCCTTGCGCATCGTGTTGCACCTCAAGGACTATCGCAGCGACGCGGTTCAAGGACGTGTCGTCGTTTGTACCGATGCCCTCGACTCGTGTTGCGCGCCGATTGAGGTCGAGGGCGATATCATCCCCGAATACGTGCTCGAACCGCCGCAAGTTGATTTCGGCCGCGTGAAGCGCGGGGAAACGGTTACAGCATCCTGCCTCTTGCGCCGGAACGGAAGTCGCCCCGTGCAGTTGAGGGCGATCAAGGCCTCGGACGAACTGCAGGTCTCCTGGGCCCCAATCAGCTCGGAAGCCGATGCCGGCGAGGGGGCCGGGGCCTCTCAGATGCCTCCGGACGCGTATCGGATCGAGATTCGATACACTGCGCCGCTCG
Proteins encoded in this window:
- a CDS encoding DUF1573 domain-containing protein, which gives rise to MNLRMPLTCLLLFSSFGCLGAEEEAPARPVLEVSTYRVNFGKVSPEKSPEKIITLTNTGTAGVGITAVKSTCPCTSAKADKQRLEPGESAALRIVLHLKDYRSDAVQGRVVVCTDALDSCCAPIEVEGDIIPEYVLEPPQVDFGRVKRGETVTASCLLRRNGSRPVQLRAIKASDELQVSWAPISSEADAGEGAGASQMPPDAYRIEIRYTAPLDANTLNARFEVETDVERKPRQTVVVKARLVGVECTVTPKVIVFDGARRGEPVPGIEVTGENDLEIVKAECTIPGIDPVVTELEPRKRFRISLRVTERAPLGDVTGKLRLRVREGPVEEVREVGIFGSIGS
- a CDS encoding lysylphosphatidylglycerol synthase transmembrane domain-containing protein, whose amino-acid sequence is MSDVGEKAPSAAWPSRTAKGVIKHVLGFAMSFLLLAWILYKADLRGVWDAIQRISLWPVLLTLAISYVSFPLRTLQWQWLMGNPEQARFPAAFRALSLGYLGNFLLPMRGGEFLKAFVLARSTELGFARTLSAVVLARFQDLLPILLLAMAVFWVAPLGEGIHMNLGGLLENAIIIPPKTLYAALGFFALAVAGGAVFCAMLYRWQDATHKLLVSFAQRYIPRLAPRLAAAFEQVSATVDVMGEVRLFWGGQAMAFLCWALFVLAPIPLLCSFSLSMRQASLTSVAINGLATFAHLLPSGPGALGTFHVLCLVALYLVNPGMDPDDAVAYTLIAHLLSALGPALPGLFFLPGAWSDVRAAKRHTTPVSQEAPADEP